A stretch of Blautia liquoris DNA encodes these proteins:
- a CDS encoding ATP-grasp domain-containing protein, with the protein MKKVLLLGGNYFQQTATIAAKELGYYVISVDYLPDNPAHKYADEYHNISTIDKEAVLALAREKQIDGIVSYASDVSAPTAAYVAEKMGLPTNPYESVMTLTHKDRFRAFMREHGFRMPRGDSFADESKALDFFKKLSKPVMVKPVDSSGSKGVTKIFTDEEFHDAYEEALSYSIIKQVIIEEFISKKGYQIDGDGFIVDGKIAFFGVMDQHHDIECSLYTPVGLSCPSKQKQKYQDEAKEQIQKIFDLLDMKMGEFNFEYIIGEDDQVYILEIGPRSGGNLIPDTIKVAREVDLASYVIKSAVGDDCSDLSERPIHSCTSSYIVHATKDGIFKKIEIDETLEEQIERQEIFVKPGDPVKKFKNAGYGIGAMIITFRNVEEMCERIDHMNDYIKVIVE; encoded by the coding sequence ATGAAAAAAGTTTTGTTACTCGGAGGTAATTATTTCCAGCAGACTGCGACGATAGCCGCGAAAGAGTTGGGCTATTATGTGATCAGTGTTGATTATCTGCCGGATAATCCCGCACATAAGTATGCGGATGAATATCACAATATCAGTACGATTGATAAGGAGGCAGTGCTTGCATTGGCACGTGAGAAGCAGATTGACGGAATTGTATCCTATGCTTCCGATGTGTCCGCGCCGACTGCAGCTTATGTGGCCGAAAAGATGGGACTTCCCACGAATCCGTACGAGTCAGTTATGACGCTTACGCATAAAGATCGTTTCCGTGCATTTATGCGTGAACATGGATTTCGGATGCCACGGGGAGATAGCTTTGCGGATGAATCAAAAGCACTTGATTTTTTTAAGAAGCTTTCGAAACCGGTCATGGTAAAACCTGTGGATTCTTCAGGCAGCAAGGGAGTTACAAAGATTTTTACCGACGAGGAATTTCACGACGCCTATGAGGAGGCGTTGTCGTATTCGATCATAAAACAGGTAATCATCGAAGAGTTCATATCGAAAAAAGGTTATCAGATCGATGGAGACGGATTTATCGTGGATGGAAAGATTGCATTCTTTGGCGTGATGGATCAGCATCATGATATTGAATGCAGTCTGTATACGCCGGTTGGTCTAAGTTGTCCATCGAAACAGAAACAAAAGTATCAGGATGAGGCAAAAGAGCAGATTCAGAAGATCTTTGATCTGTTGGACATGAAGATGGGCGAGTTTAACTTTGAGTATATCATCGGTGAAGACGATCAGGTGTATATTCTGGAGATCGGCCCGAGAAGTGGTGGTAATCTAATTCCAGACACTATCAAGGTGGCAAGAGAAGTCGATCTGGCATCCTATGTGATCAAAAGTGCCGTGGGTGATGACTGCTCCGATTTGTCTGAGAGACCAATACATAGCTGCACTTCTTCATATATTGTTCATGCTACAAAAGATGGTATATTCAAGAAGATTGAGATTGATGAAACTCTTGAAGAACAGATTGAAAGACAGGAGATTTTCGTCAAGCCAGGTGATCCGGTGAAGAAATTTAAAAATGCTGGCTATGGGATAGGAGCTATGATTATCACCTTTCGGAATGTGGAAGAGATGTGTGAGCGCATCGACCATATGAATGATTATATCAAGGTAATTGTGGAATAG
- a CDS encoding pyridoxal-phosphate dependent enzyme: MKKLMIMGAGYTQIPLIEAAKRLGCHTIAASIPGDYPGFAAADEVALADIADPDAVVKKAKELNIDAVTTCGLDLGMAAIGAVAEALHLSGPSKRAAALASNKLQMKTALVKQGVQTARFVCIHTKEELVHALDQFPFPVILKAVDQMGSRGIFRCDTAEETFENYEKTMAATKKDYCLLEEFIEGEIFGVEAMIQHGKILYMLPNNIEAFISTTPTPIGHSVPFKELDILGSQIEEQTRKAIFALGLDNCPVNCDFIKKDGKVYVIELTGRSGATGLSEMVSIYYGIDYYETIVRLALGESVEGYFMGKTPHTANLTRTLMSDRRGILRKVYNYNLPSDDIIDLSFNVHPGEEVRTYKNGRDRIGQLILKGDSLPLCEMRKGEILSHISLDLEGDIPLYDTVIHPISDIGGNHVYVKREDTLPFSFGGNKVRFAKYYLDDMERQGADALIIYGNYHSNLCRILSLAAHQRGIPCSMVYNVDDVDDSQTSYNSYLIQAMDVREFTCHKTEISRAVEQAKEDLTGRGFHPYYIYGDSLGKGHEWVPMQAYADTYQEIRAYEIRENRRFDYIFLASSTNMTQSGLLAGLLTDRDTDKKRRQIIGISVSRNKKRAEEVILENLRAYSEKMDITFPVDPKAWITISDEYLDGGYGRFHEKVSQTIRSVYEEDGLNLDGIYTGKAFYGMKEYLKTHQIRGKNVLFLHTGGAPLFFDELTDLYSGKGKG; encoded by the coding sequence ATGAAAAAACTTATGATTATGGGAGCCGGGTATACCCAGATCCCTTTGATAGAAGCTGCAAAACGTCTGGGTTGTCATACGATTGCAGCCAGTATTCCCGGGGATTATCCAGGGTTTGCGGCCGCAGATGAGGTGGCTTTGGCAGATATTGCCGATCCCGACGCTGTCGTTAAAAAAGCAAAAGAACTCAATATTGATGCGGTTACAACCTGCGGATTAGATCTTGGTATGGCTGCAATTGGTGCTGTGGCGGAAGCTTTACATCTTTCGGGGCCATCCAAAAGGGCGGCAGCACTGGCCTCGAATAAATTGCAGATGAAGACTGCTCTTGTAAAACAAGGGGTGCAGACTGCTCGGTTTGTCTGTATTCATACGAAAGAGGAGCTGGTTCATGCACTGGATCAGTTCCCTTTTCCTGTTATTTTAAAAGCTGTGGATCAGATGGGAAGCAGAGGAATCTTTCGGTGTGATACTGCGGAGGAGACTTTTGAAAATTATGAAAAGACCATGGCAGCTACGAAGAAAGACTACTGTCTTCTGGAAGAGTTTATCGAAGGCGAGATCTTTGGCGTGGAGGCTATGATTCAGCATGGGAAGATCCTATATATGCTTCCGAACAACATTGAGGCATTCATTAGTACAACTCCTACACCGATCGGACATTCTGTACCATTTAAGGAATTGGATATACTGGGAAGTCAGATTGAAGAGCAGACGAGAAAGGCAATCTTTGCGCTCGGACTCGACAATTGTCCTGTAAACTGTGATTTTATAAAAAAGGACGGAAAAGTATATGTGATAGAACTCACTGGAAGGTCAGGTGCAACGGGCCTGTCTGAAATGGTGAGTATTTATTATGGAATCGATTATTATGAGACTATCGTAAGACTGGCGCTTGGAGAATCAGTAGAGGGATACTTTATGGGAAAGACTCCCCATACTGCGAACCTGACACGGACATTGATGTCTGACCGAAGAGGGATCTTAAGAAAAGTTTATAACTATAATCTTCCATCAGATGATATCATAGATCTTTCTTTTAATGTACATCCGGGTGAAGAAGTGCGCACCTATAAAAACGGCAGAGACCGGATCGGACAGCTGATCCTAAAGGGCGATTCCCTGCCCTTATGTGAGATGCGAAAGGGGGAGATCCTTTCTCATATCAGTCTGGATCTTGAGGGAGACATTCCCCTGTATGATACAGTGATTCATCCGATCTCCGACATCGGCGGGAATCATGTGTATGTAAAGCGTGAGGACACACTTCCATTCTCTTTCGGCGGCAATAAGGTACGTTTTGCAAAGTATTATCTAGATGACATGGAACGGCAGGGAGCCGATGCACTGATCATATATGGCAATTATCATTCGAATCTCTGCCGGATTCTCTCTCTTGCGGCACATCAAAGAGGGATTCCCTGTAGTATGGTATATAACGTGGATGATGTGGATGACTCTCAGACAAGCTATAACTCTTATCTGATTCAGGCAATGGATGTCAGAGAATTTACCTGTCATAAGACAGAGATCAGCCGAGCGGTCGAACAGGCAAAGGAAGATCTTACCGGGAGAGGGTTTCACCCTTATTATATCTATGGAGATTCTCTTGGAAAGGGACATGAATGGGTTCCGATGCAGGCGTATGCAGATACTTACCAGGAAATACGAGCTTACGAAATTCGTGAAAATCGAAGATTTGACTATATTTTTCTTGCATCCAGCACAAATATGACACAATCTGGTCTTCTGGCGGGCCTTCTGACCGACCGAGACACTGACAAAAAAAGACGCCAGATCATCGGCATTTCGGTTTCCAGAAACAAAAAACGTGCCGAAGAAGTGATTTTAGAAAACCTGCGTGCTTACAGTGAGAAGATGGATATTACATTTCCTGTGGATCCAAAGGCTTGGATTACCATATCTGATGAATATCTGGATGGCGGATATGGGCGCTTTCATGAGAAGGTTAGCCAGACCATCCGAAGTGTCTATGAAGAGGACGGTCTGAACCTGGACGGGATCTACACGGGAAAGGCCTTTTATGGAATGAAGGAATATCTGAAAACTCATCAGATACGAGGCAAAAATGTTTTGTTTTTGCATACGGGTGGTGCGCCCCTGTTCTTTGACGAGCTGACAGATTTGTATTCCGGGAAAGGTAAAGGTTGA
- a CDS encoding DMT family transporter, whose amino-acid sequence MDRCEKMDKTARYDVRWFLLLHISLLFSSLSGVCSKLAAGQKFLSLRFFFYYGLVLVIMFGYAVIWQQILKRMPLTVAYSNKPISLIWGMVWGALIFKERITWKMILGAAIIFAGIYLVVTDDES is encoded by the coding sequence ATGGATCGTTGTGAGAAAATGGATAAAACAGCAAGATATGATGTGAGGTGGTTTCTCTTGCTCCATATCAGTCTGCTTTTCAGTTCGCTCAGCGGTGTGTGCTCGAAACTGGCAGCAGGTCAGAAATTTTTGTCTTTGCGGTTTTTCTTCTATTACGGACTGGTTCTTGTGATTATGTTTGGATATGCCGTTATCTGGCAGCAGATTCTGAAGCGGATGCCGCTGACTGTGGCTTATTCCAACAAACCAATCTCTCTGATCTGGGGAATGGTCTGGGGAGCACTGATATTCAAGGAAAGGATTACATGGAAGATGATTTTGGGAGCGGCGATAATATTTGCCGGCATTTACCTAGTGGTGACAGATGATGAGTCGTGA
- a CDS encoding EamA family transporter, whose product MMSRETIAVLILLSSVLISSISQIMLKISANKSYGTRLLEYLNPLVITAYGMFFVSTILTMLALRYLPLSMSPILESASYIFVSIMGYFLLKEKFSRRKIAGLALILLGILVFSAL is encoded by the coding sequence ATGATGAGTCGTGAAACGATTGCAGTTTTAATACTTTTAAGTTCCGTGTTGATTTCTTCTATCTCGCAGATTATGCTGAAAATTTCGGCGAATAAGAGCTACGGGACCAGACTTTTGGAGTACCTAAATCCTCTGGTTATCACAGCATATGGAATGTTTTTTGTATCTACGATACTTACGATGTTGGCTCTTCGCTATCTTCCGCTGTCGATGTCTCCGATATTGGAGTCTGCGAGTTATATTTTTGTCAGTATTATGGGATACTTCTTACTAAAAGAAAAATTTTCCAGACGTAAGATCGCAGGGCTGGCGCTGATTCTGTTGGGGATACTGGTATTCTCGGCACTGTAG
- a CDS encoding glycosyltransferase family 2 protein — protein sequence MLVSIVVPCYNSEGSVGELVDLCEEEFDRLDGYECEIILVNDYSKDRTFETIRMCAEKYSNVKGINLAKNFGQHAAIMAGLHYVSGELVVGMDDDLQNHPSQILQFIEKLNEGYDVVFGVFKERKFSWFKNLTGAVSRFFLWHLLERPKDIQMSSFWLARRFVIDKVKEYEGEQVFIQILFFRTTHNIANIEIDHYEREYGKSNYTFGKGLKLFLSCINFTALPLRLSTLFGMAFSSIGLIGALVVLIRKLLHPSIAMGWASVMCAMLVFFGIMFFMVGILGEYVGKIILNVNKTPQFVVRETLNIAEEKREKDH from the coding sequence ATGTTAGTGTCAATTGTGGTGCCTTGTTATAATTCAGAGGGATCTGTCGGAGAACTGGTAGATCTTTGTGAAGAGGAATTCGACCGGTTGGATGGTTATGAGTGTGAAATCATCCTTGTAAATGATTATTCGAAAGACCGTACTTTCGAGACGATCCGCATGTGTGCCGAAAAATATTCCAATGTAAAGGGAATTAATCTGGCCAAAAATTTCGGACAGCACGCGGCAATTATGGCAGGTCTTCACTATGTAAGCGGTGAACTTGTCGTGGGGATGGATGATGACTTGCAAAATCATCCTTCGCAGATACTTCAATTCATCGAAAAGTTGAATGAAGGATATGATGTCGTATTCGGAGTTTTCAAAGAGCGGAAGTTCTCTTGGTTTAAGAATCTGACGGGGGCGGTGAGCCGCTTTTTCCTGTGGCATCTGTTGGAACGTCCGAAGGATATCCAGATGAGCAGCTTCTGGCTTGCCAGACGATTCGTGATTGATAAAGTAAAAGAATATGAAGGTGAGCAGGTATTCATACAGATCCTGTTTTTCCGCACGACACATAATATTGCGAATATCGAGATAGATCACTATGAACGAGAGTATGGAAAATCGAATTATACATTCGGAAAGGGACTGAAATTGTTTCTGTCCTGCATTAATTTCACGGCACTTCCGCTGCGTTTGTCCACACTGTTCGGGATGGCATTTTCGAGTATAGGACTGATTGGTGCACTGGTTGTATTGATCAGAAAACTTCTTCACCCCTCGATTGCGATGGGATGGGCATCGGTGATGTGTGCCATGCTGGTCTTTTTCGGTATCATGTTTTTTATGGTAGGAATTCTCGGCGAATATGTGGGGAAGATTATCCTGAATGTGAATAAAACACCACAGTTTGTAGTGAGGGAGACGTTAAATATTGCAGAAGAGAAAAGGGAGAAAGACCATTGA
- the rffA gene encoding dTDP-4-amino-4,6-dideoxygalactose transaminase — translation MIDFNRPAFVGKELDYIKEAVDNKKLCGDGVFTKKCAAWMREHFHSKYVMLTTSCTSALEMAAYLSGIGPGDEVIMPSYTFVSSADAFVLRGAKIVFVDIRPDTMNIDENKIEAAITDKTKAIVPVHYAGVACEMDKIMELAEKYHLKVIEDAAQGVNAFYKGKALGTIGDFGCYSFHETKNYTMGEGGALLFQDDSYLEKAEILREKGTNRSKFFRGQIDKYTWIDYGSSYLPSDMNAAYLYAQLEEHDKIDKKRMDIYKHYEKALKPLKDKGLIDQPCVPKEAVHNAHMYYIKVKDLNVRTNLIRYMKERDMMCVFHYVPLHSSPAGIKYGRFSGEDCYTTKESERLVRLPMYYALTKKDQDRVISCLLSFPGYEGQVV, via the coding sequence TTGATCGATTTTAACAGGCCGGCATTCGTCGGAAAAGAACTGGATTATATCAAAGAAGCAGTGGACAATAAAAAACTCTGTGGAGACGGTGTATTTACAAAGAAATGCGCTGCCTGGATGCGGGAGCATTTTCATTCGAAATACGTGATGCTGACGACTTCTTGTACAAGTGCACTTGAGATGGCGGCTTATTTGTCCGGAATTGGTCCGGGGGATGAAGTTATCATGCCTTCCTATACCTTTGTCTCATCGGCAGATGCATTCGTGCTGCGGGGAGCGAAGATCGTCTTTGTGGATATTCGGCCGGATACCATGAATATTGATGAGAATAAGATTGAGGCAGCAATCACAGATAAGACGAAGGCGATTGTGCCGGTTCACTATGCGGGTGTCGCCTGCGAGATGGACAAGATCATGGAACTGGCGGAGAAATATCATCTGAAGGTCATTGAGGATGCCGCACAGGGAGTCAATGCTTTCTATAAGGGGAAAGCACTCGGCACCATCGGAGATTTTGGATGCTACAGTTTTCATGAAACCAAAAATTATACCATGGGTGAGGGCGGTGCACTCCTGTTTCAGGATGATTCTTATCTGGAAAAGGCGGAGATTCTCCGCGAAAAGGGGACGAACCGAAGTAAATTCTTCCGGGGACAGATTGATAAATATACTTGGATCGACTACGGATCTTCTTATCTTCCCAGTGATATGAATGCCGCTTATCTCTATGCTCAGCTGGAAGAACACGACAAGATAGATAAAAAGCGTATGGATATCTATAAACACTATGAGAAAGCTTTAAAGCCGTTAAAGGACAAAGGTCTGATTGATCAGCCCTGTGTCCCAAAAGAAGCCGTACATAATGCCCATATGTATTACATAAAGGTGAAAGATCTGAATGTCAGGACAAATCTGATTCGTTATATGAAAGAACGTGATATGATGTGTGTATTTCACTATGTCCCGCTGCACTCTTCCCCGGCCGGAATCAAATATGGCAGATTCTCCGGTGAGGATTGCTATACGACAAAAGAGAGTGAGAGACTGGTGCGTCTGCCGATGTATTATGCGCTCACGAAAAAGGATCAAGATCGCGTGATTTCCTGTCTGTTATCTTTTCCTGGTTATGAAGGGCAGGTTGTATGA
- a CDS encoding glycosyltransferase family 2 protein has protein sequence MNLSKMLYFIKKLKPYNIVKGLRYLNHYGPKEFFNRLFERLEPDEVPYGPWYESHRATPEELKRQSRHTFAYAPLISVVVPAYHTPEAFLREMIESVKSQSYENWQLVIADASPDDERMNQVLKVYADDDRRIVVRTLKENLGIAENTNAGFSAAAGDYVGLLDHDDLLAPDALYEVVDLLNKDRHTDVVYTDEDKVTTDLSEHFQPHMKPDFNLDLLRSNNYICHFFVVKRSLIERVGGFRREFDGAQDYDFIFRCVEQAKKIGHIPRILYHWRTHKTSTADNPASKMYAFEAGKRAIEGNLMRMGVTGACVSHTSDYGFYNVTYPVKGSPLISIIIPNKDHIDLLKQCIDSVTELSTYQNYELLIVENNSKEPSTFEYYQELEKRSKVRVITYQGEFNFSAINNFAVSRAKGDFLIFLNNDIKVITPGWMESLLANVQRPEVGVVGSKLYYPDDTIQHAGIIIGIGGIAGHAFLGMKRSRTGYLHKASLQMDYSAVTAACMMMKREVFDQVEGFDEKLKVAFNDVDLCLRVCQEGYLCVYDPHVEMYHYESKSRGLEDSKEKVRRFQTEIEYMRTRWIDLLKKGDPYYNKNLTLGKWNYSLRP, from the coding sequence ATGAATCTTTCGAAAATGCTTTATTTTATAAAGAAATTAAAACCTTATAATATTGTAAAAGGTCTGCGTTATCTGAACCATTATGGACCAAAGGAATTTTTTAATCGCCTTTTTGAACGTCTGGAACCGGATGAAGTGCCTTACGGACCATGGTATGAGTCTCACAGGGCCACCCCGGAGGAATTGAAGCGGCAGAGCAGGCATACTTTTGCATATGCGCCTCTGATCAGCGTGGTGGTTCCGGCATACCACACACCAGAGGCTTTTTTGCGTGAGATGATTGAATCCGTGAAATCTCAGTCGTATGAAAACTGGCAGCTTGTCATAGCAGATGCCAGTCCGGATGACGAGAGGATGAATCAGGTGCTGAAAGTCTATGCAGATGATGACAGACGAATTGTCGTGAGAACACTAAAAGAAAATCTGGGGATCGCCGAGAACACGAATGCCGGTTTTTCGGCAGCTGCGGGTGATTATGTTGGGCTTTTGGATCACGACGATCTGCTTGCACCCGATGCCTTATATGAAGTTGTTGACCTCTTGAATAAAGATAGACACACAGATGTTGTCTATACGGATGAAGACAAGGTGACTACAGATCTTTCTGAACATTTTCAGCCGCATATGAAACCGGACTTTAATCTGGATCTTTTAAGATCGAATAATTATATCTGTCATTTTTTCGTTGTGAAGAGATCTTTGATTGAACGGGTCGGGGGCTTCAGACGGGAGTTTGATGGGGCACAGGACTACGACTTTATCTTTCGCTGCGTAGAGCAGGCAAAAAAGATTGGCCATATTCCCCGAATTCTTTATCACTGGAGAACACATAAAACTTCCACGGCAGATAATCCTGCAAGCAAGATGTATGCGTTTGAGGCCGGAAAACGGGCGATCGAAGGGAATCTGATGCGTATGGGAGTCACAGGAGCGTGTGTGTCTCACACATCAGATTACGGATTTTACAATGTCACTTATCCGGTGAAAGGCAGTCCGCTGATCTCAATCATTATCCCGAATAAAGATCACATCGATCTGTTAAAGCAGTGTATTGACTCAGTCACAGAGCTTTCTACTTATCAGAATTATGAACTTCTGATCGTGGAGAACAACAGCAAAGAGCCTTCTACTTTTGAATATTATCAGGAGCTTGAAAAACGCAGCAAGGTACGGGTGATCACATATCAGGGTGAATTTAACTTTTCAGCAATCAATAATTTTGCCGTATCAAGGGCAAAAGGAGATTTCCTGATCTTCTTAAATAATGATATTAAGGTGATCACACCAGGTTGGATGGAGAGCCTTTTGGCAAATGTACAACGACCGGAAGTGGGTGTCGTGGGAAGTAAGCTGTATTATCCGGATGACACAATTCAACATGCTGGAATCATCATCGGAATCGGGGGTATCGCAGGACATGCTTTTCTGGGAATGAAGAGAAGCAGAACCGGATATCTTCACAAGGCTTCACTGCAGATGGACTACAGTGCAGTGACGGCGGCGTGTATGATGATGAAACGAGAAGTGTTCGACCAGGTCGAAGGCTTTGACGAAAAGCTGAAAGTGGCCTTCAATGATGTCGATCTCTGTCTCAGAGTCTGCCAGGAAGGGTATCTTTGTGTGTATGACCCGCATGTAGAGATGTACCATTATGAATCAAAATCACGCGGATTGGAAGACAGCAAAGAAAAAGTACGCAGATTTCAGACAGAGATTGAATATATGCGCACGAGATGGATTGACTTGCTGAAAAAAGGAGATCCCTATTATAATAAGAATCTCACTCTTGGCAAATGGAATTATTCACTTCGACCTTAA
- a CDS encoding glycosyltransferase family 2 protein, whose amino-acid sequence MNEVSVVIPNYNGIDYLKTCLNSVLDQSYTDAAVIVVDNGSTDGSQELILSAYPQIRLISLSKNTGFCHAVNVGIQAVDSTYVILLNNDTEVEHDFVKNLLLGIKRHKKAFSCAARMISYHDRDKLDDAGNFYNAFGWAFARGRGKSVSLYKKEDQIFASCGGAAIYQKEIIEEIGSFDEEHFAYLEDIDIGYRARILGYQNWYIPDAQVWHIGSGTSGSQYNRFKIRYSSRNNIYMIYKNMPLLQILVNLPFLLVGFLLKILFFAGKGYAKEYLAGIKNGFSLSFTAKKRGKKVKYQQQNFRHYLRIQWELWINIFRRLA is encoded by the coding sequence ATGAATGAAGTATCCGTTGTGATACCAAACTATAATGGAATCGATTATCTTAAGACCTGTCTGAACTCTGTGCTGGATCAGAGCTATACGGATGCCGCCGTCATTGTGGTGGATAACGGTTCTACAGATGGAAGTCAGGAGCTGATTCTTTCGGCATATCCGCAGATCCGGCTGATATCACTGTCTAAGAACACTGGATTTTGTCATGCCGTGAATGTGGGAATACAGGCAGTGGACAGCACTTATGTCATCCTGCTCAATAATGACACCGAGGTGGAGCATGATTTTGTGAAGAATCTGCTTTTGGGAATCAAAAGACATAAGAAGGCTTTTTCTTGTGCCGCCAGGATGATCTCATACCACGACAGAGATAAACTTGACGATGCCGGAAACTTCTATAATGCGTTTGGGTGGGCATTTGCCAGAGGCAGGGGAAAAAGTGTTTCGCTGTACAAGAAAGAAGACCAGATTTTCGCATCCTGCGGCGGAGCTGCGATCTACCAAAAGGAGATTATAGAAGAAATCGGATCTTTTGATGAGGAACACTTTGCTTATCTTGAGGATATTGATATCGGATACCGTGCCCGTATTCTGGGATATCAGAACTGGTATATACCGGATGCACAGGTCTGGCATATCGGCAGCGGCACCAGCGGTTCTCAGTACAATCGTTTCAAAATCAGGTATTCTTCAAGAAATAACATCTACATGATATACAAGAATATGCCCTTATTGCAGATCCTTGTCAATCTTCCTTTTCTGTTAGTCGGTTTCCTCTTGAAAATCCTTTTTTTTGCCGGGAAAGGGTATGCAAAAGAGTATCTTGCCGGTATAAAGAATGGATTTTCCCTATCTTTTACGGCGAAAAAGAGAGGTAAAAAAGTAAAGTACCAACAACAAAATTTCAGACATTATCTGAGAATCCAGTGGGAGCTTTGGATAAATATATTCCGAAGGCTGGCATAG
- a CDS encoding undecaprenyl-phosphate glucose phosphotransferase: protein MIKDNQRYFNRLHVVIDGCVIAFNYWMAWVLKFKTPILGAAKGGALPFAEYMELLILIVPLFLILYYGFSLYTPKRVQGRRLEFANIIKANTLGIMILILVLYMLKEIHIARSVLWIFYLLNCFFETLVRNLIRMTLKKMRKMGYNQKHILLVGYSRAAEQYIDRIIGNPEWGYTVRGILDDHVEAGTTYKGVKVLGRIANLMVILPENRLDEIAITLGLNEYHRLEKIVAMCEKSGVHTKFIPDYHNIIPTRPYTEDLIGLPVINIRYVPLTNTFNAMCKRIMDIVGSIVAIILFSPVMSIAAIGIKLTSPGPLIYKQTRVGLHNRSFEMYKFRSMEIQPAGEEKKAWTVRDDPRVTKIGKFMRKTSIDELPQLFNVLKGNMSLVGPRPERPFYVEKFREEIPRYMVKHQVRPGMTGWAQVNGYRGDTSIKKRIDYDLYYIENWSLGLDVKILLLTIFRGFVNKNAY, encoded by the coding sequence ATGATTAAGGATAATCAGAGGTACTTTAACCGGCTCCATGTAGTGATTGACGGATGTGTGATTGCTTTTAATTACTGGATGGCATGGGTGCTGAAATTTAAAACCCCGATATTGGGTGCGGCAAAGGGCGGAGCACTGCCCTTTGCCGAGTATATGGAGCTTTTGATCCTGATTGTACCTTTGTTTTTGATTTTGTATTATGGATTTAGTCTGTATACGCCAAAACGGGTACAGGGCAGACGTCTGGAGTTTGCGAATATCATCAAGGCAAATACTCTTGGGATTATGATTCTGATTCTCGTTTTGTATATGCTAAAAGAGATTCATATTGCCCGGTCGGTATTGTGGATTTTCTATCTGCTGAACTGCTTTTTTGAGACGCTTGTCCGAAATCTGATCCGCATGACTTTGAAAAAGATGCGGAAGATGGGGTATAATCAGAAACATATATTGTTAGTCGGCTATAGCCGTGCGGCAGAACAGTACATCGACCGTATCATAGGGAATCCCGAATGGGGATATACCGTGAGAGGAATTCTGGATGATCATGTGGAAGCCGGAACAACCTATAAGGGAGTCAAGGTCTTAGGCCGAATTGCCAACTTGATGGTCATCCTGCCGGAGAACCGGCTCGATGAGATCGCCATCACTTTAGGGCTGAATGAATATCACCGTCTGGAGAAGATTGTGGCGATGTGTGAGAAGTCCGGTGTACACACGAAGTTTATTCCGGATTATCATAATATTATACCGACAAGGCCTTATACCGAAGATCTGATCGGACTTCCGGTGATTAATATCCGATATGTACCGCTTACAAACACATTCAATGCGATGTGCAAGCGGATTATGGATATTGTCGGTTCGATTGTGGCGATTATTCTCTTCTCGCCGGTGATGTCGATTGCGGCGATTGGTATCAAGCTGACATCACCTGGTCCGCTGATCTATAAACAGACCCGCGTCGGACTGCATAACAGAAGTTTTGAGATGTATAAATTTCGTTCTATGGAGATACAGCCCGCCGGCGAAGAGAAGAAAGCGTGGACAGTGAGAGATGATCCGCGCGTCACGAAGATAGGGAAATTTATGAGGAAGACAAGTATAGATGAGCTTCCTCAACTCTTTAATGTTTTGAAAGGCAACATGAGTCTGGTAGGGCCAAGACCGGAAAGACCATTTTATGTAGAAAAATTCAGGGAAGAGATCCCTAGATATATGGTGAAACATCAGGTGCGTCCCGGTATGACCGGATGGGCACAGGTCAATGGTTACCGCGGGGACACTTCGATCAAAAAGAGGATTGACTATGATCTTTATTATATTGAGAACTGGAGCTTAGGACTGGATGTCAAGATTTTACTCCTGACGATATTCCGGGGCTTTGTAAATAAAAACGCATATTAA